DNA sequence from the Drosophila sechellia strain sech25 chromosome 3L, ASM438219v1, whole genome shotgun sequence genome:
cgtgcacaaataaaagatCAACAGATAGCGAGAGTGATCTTATTTATCAGTCGCGCTTCGCTATTTTTAAAGCATTTACGCCCAAAGCGGCAAATCACAAAAATCGGAAATAATTCCTAAGATTGTGCCAAAATAAAACagtttttaagtttatttataGTCACAAGTGCAACTTTGTCGGTCGAAAATGGCAACCCTGGCGAGACAGAGCGAACCAGTGAGAGCAAGAGCATCAGAGAGGGGGGAGAGGAGATCAGTTGTTGTGATAATGCAACGGGTGaagaaaacaaatgcaaaaagtttgtgcgtgtgtgcgcgAAAGTGCGTGAGCGGCGgtccaaacaaaaacaaaagcgcgGAGCAAAAAcggttttctttttgtttcagTTTATGTTcctattgttgttgcttggTTTTTTGCTGTTCCAACGACGTGACAGTACAAAGAGCGCCAAATTGGACATTTTTATGCATGGGCCGCCAGTGCATTGTGAAACTTTTCCGACTTTGCCTTTATTGCTGTGCATTTGTTTTATCACTGCAGCACTTTTGCTATTGCGATCGTGTGGGTGCCGCtactttgtgtgtgtgcgtttgtgtcTGCGTTTTCGAAAGAGCAATTCAGAACGCAATTAACACTGACGGTGCCCATGCTGGTTATCAATTAGATCACAAATTCACTTTGTACCATTTTATTCAAAACGAATAAAGAACCGCATCATGTTGTTCTTTCCAAACGGTTATTTCGAATTTACCGCTTCTCTGGCTGCGCGATTCGTCCGCGTTTTCCGTTTTCCGTCGCGACTACCTACCCGATTTTGAATATGTGATGTAGCAGTGTGGCCAGTGCGTTGGGCCAATTTCTCGTAACTCTCGTCCATCAACTTTCCGTGGTATTTTTAAGTACTGGTAGCGCGGTCACACCACTCTTGCGCTCTCTTAATTGCTCTCTTGAATGTATGTAGCGGGGACATCAACCACGCTTAGCGAGCACAAccttatattttaaataacacTTATAGATgttgaatttattttcttttctctgcGTGCCAGACTTATCTTTGATATGTTATAACAGTTCAATAAAATAGATCATAaactattaaatatatatgtttccaTACCCATACAGGTTTGGAAATGTATTTCATACAGCTGTTTCTTGATGCCAGGGAGTCAAGACCTGAACCAGTTCCTTGGGCCCGAACTACTGCTCGCCATCCCTGAAGAACAAAGTTTACTCCAATCGAAAGCAATTGTTTATTAAGCTGCAAATATACTCgtggaaaaaatcaaaacaaccATGAACAACAACACGTGTTGAAACTATTACTAACAAGTCGCTAGTTTATAGCAAAGTGCGTTGACATTAACCAGTTATGGGAAACCCAAAAGCACTCGTGAACTAAGAAAACAGATAAAAGGTGATAAAGGTGCGTTTATCGTGCTGCTAATAATGTAGATAGTGTCTAATAGATTAATTTTCGCGGAAATCAGATCGGGAAAGCAGTGGAGCCTGGGAAAATGCCCTGTTGGAGCTCCCAAAGGCCAAGTGGCGTCACTGAAAACATCGTATGATCCGGTCGAGCCCTCTGATTGGTTGAAAGCGCTTACGCATGCTTTCCCGGtcgcgtatgtgtgtgtgcagtgCACAGTGGTCCAAGAGCGATGTAAAAGCTTAGacagttttaaaatattcGCCTTTTTTGCAATTTGCTCTAGTCTTAAAACTTGAGATAGCCAAAAATATCTCaagattttttattttgttactATTTTAACTACGAACTAATTTTGTTTGGCTAGTTTTATAAAACAAGTTATTACATGAGTAATTTTAAGGTCCGATATTGGTTCACTTTAGAGTTGAGTACAAttaaaagatttatttaaactttgttacgtctattaaaaattttaatataaaaacccCTTTTAATGTGTAATCAAAGTTTCAAGTGGCCACTGTGGAAAAtggttaataaaattaaattatttgattataaacatatataatacAAATTTGAACACGATTGGAAATTATTATGCACATCTGCAAATGTAATCTTTGTTTTTCCGGCACCAACATACTTTCCCCACTGTTGTTATTGCGCCGCATAGAAGTTTAATAAACAATCCTCAAATGtacaaacatacataaatatgcaCATACGTGGGCCCGCCAGTATTTAATTTCGAACCGTTTTTGTCGCTTTCATCAGCAGCATTCGCAATGGACACGACACTGATGAACTTCATAGACGCTCCGATGGATGAGTCCATGGATTTGTTCAAAGCGGAGGATGTGTTCGAACCGTTCGACGCCGACCTGCACCCGGACATGCTGGACATCATCCTCAACGACATGGACCTGGCGCCGACGCAGATGTACAACATGCTGCTGGACGAGCCTCGAACGCATCCCCAGCAGACGCAGTCCGTGGATCAGCAGCCGCAGTCCGTCGAACAACAGCCGCACGTGAAGAGCGAGCACTCTTCGCCAGTGCACATCAAGGAggagatgcagcagcagcagcagcaacaacagtcgcCGCTGCTCGTATACAAGCCGGATCCCCTCATAGCCCCGAGCTACAATTGTCcccagcaacagcaaacgGGCCTTTTAAAGGCTGCCCAGCCAACGGCCACCATACATCACATGGACGCCCAGCGACTGCCGCCGAACGCGACGGTGTATTCCCCATCTCTGGGCAGTAGCTTTGTCTACCAGTCCATGTCCCCGCCCACGTCGCCGGTGGAGTCAGCGTCCCAGAATGTAAATGTCATGCAGCCCGTTgctgcagctcctgctcctgctcctttgGCCCAGCAGTCGTATCCGCAACCCTTCATTACGTACAACTCTAAGGCCGGAATAACCTCCGATGAAGCCATGTACTTGCTCTTGCAGCCCACGGTGGCCAGTCCAACGCCATCTCCACCTGTAGCTCCACCACCGACAAGCACAGGTAGTAGGGCCAGCAAGGTGCGAGTGGCACCACTGGCTCCTTCACCTGGCGCTATGGAAGTCCAAGGCAAGGTACCTATCAACCGGGTTCAACCCAAGGTGAAGGAAGTAAAGCGCTCGGCCCACAACGCCATCGAGCGGCGCTATCGCACCTCAATCAACGACAAGATTAACGAGCTGAAGAACTTGGTGGTGGGAGAGCAGGCCAAGCTGAACAAGTCCGCAGTACTGCGGAAATCCATAGACAAGATTCGAGATCTGCAACGCCAGAATCACGATCTAAAGGCAGAGTTGCAGCGCCTGCAGAGGGAGCTAATGGCCCGCGACGGCTCCAAGGTGAAGGATCTACTTCAGCTGGGCACTCGGCCTGGTAGAGCATCCAAGAAGCGCCGCGAGAGCTCGCAGACCTTTACCACGGATGCCGGACTGACGCCGCCACGCAGCGATGAATCGGATCCTTCGCTCTCGCCCATGCATTCGGACATTTCGTTGCCGCCATCACCCTATGGTGGATCCACCGCCAGctgcagcagtggcagcagcagcagcaatgaAGAACCACTGGTGGTGCCCAGCTCTATGCGCGGCATGGCCACCCACTCTCGCCTCGGACTCTGCATGTTTATGTTTGCCATCCTGGCCGTCAATCCCTTCAAGACCTTCCTCCAGCGCGGCCACTATGGCAGTAATGATGATCTTGGCGACATGAGCGGTCAAAGACGCATTCTCTCTTACGACGTGGAAGGTAGTTAGCCTAGCAtcctgattttgttaaatattacTAAAGGCTTTTCTTTGATTTAGGTGAAGGTTTTGTTGTCTGGCAGCAGAGTTCCTGGATATGGCTATTGAACTTCACGCTGATGCTTGGCTGCTTGGTGAAACTTCTGGTTTACGGTGATCCGCAGCTGGACTCGCAGACGGACGCCTACTGTCAGCATAGGCAGCGGGCTGATTTCTATTTCGGCCAAGGACAGTCGGCTCAGGCCTACGCTGGTTACCTCAACTGTCTGCATATGTTTGGGTTAAGTCTGCCGGCGTCACGCTTGGAGTGTTACTTGCAGACCACGTGGCAGTTTCTTCGGTTTCTCTTCCATCGCCTCTGGCTGGGTCGGGTGCTGTCGCGGCGGACCGGTGGGCTGTTTAGCAACGCCGCCAGCAGGAAACAGGCGCTGGCCTCTGCACGCGAACTGgccctgctcttcaaccgacTGAATCAATTGCAACTGACTGGAAACGGAGGCCGCGGCGATATGAACGGCATTATGATGGCACTATTCGCCAGCAACATGGCTGAAGTGGCGCACAATCTACTGACACCGCGCGAGACTATCTGCATCCACGTAATGACAGCGTTGCGAATGAAGCGCAGTGCCCCCAAGTGGTTGCAACAGCTCTTCGCCCGATACTACATGAGCCGGGCTCGTCAAGAGTGCGGTCGCACTAGGGCCACCGAGCAAACGCAGGAGCTACGTTGGGCATTCACAGCCTATGGATATCGCTACTGCGCCACGCACGTCTTCACGTACGATCTGAGCGACTCCGGCGAGCAGGATGGATTCTTCACACGTCTTAGGAATCCATGTGATCCCGCTGCCCACGTCATGAAGGTAAGTTGGACAGAATTTCTAGTTTATCACACGATTCAAAACTAATTGGTTATTTTTTTATCAATGACGCAGCAATATCGTGAGCATTTGCTGTTTAAGGCCATTCAGTGTCTGGTGGGAGCGGGCCACAAGTCGGGAGGCCTGCCCACATCTTCTGTCAGCGGAGAGGCGGAACagttgcagcaacagcagcacagCGGCACCATTGTCAGCAATGTGCTCAAGTACACGTCCCTCCTTAAGGACACTCTGTGGGCTGATGAGGATGAGCGGGATACAAACGTGGTGTGGTGGGCCGATGTTTTGGAGACCGCAGTGCACTGGCTCCTTGGTGAAGACACGCTGGCCGAGCAATTGTACGGCAGGATCAAGCAAATGCCCACGCAGCTGCAACAGTGCGGCGAAAACGATCATCTGCCCAAGGCGCTGCATGCAGTGCTGCGAGCTAAGATGATCTTACTAAAGTGAGTGAACGTAGGATTAATGAAAAGAAACAGGCTAATCATTCCACACCATTGCAGAAACAATGGCAACGCACTGGACAAAAGTCTCAAGCAACTGGTTAATATCCTCTGCGATGAGTCGAGTGTGCAGCTCCAAGAGTGCTTGACTGTTAACCGGATCACCGACGCCAAGGGTATAAAGCTGGTAAGAATGTGTGCACCCCGAACAATCAGTCATTGGCGACTGAGTGCCACCAGACTCTTCCTCCGGAGATGACACGAAGGTGCATTGTAGTCGCATTGTCTGTCCCAATTGCTTCAGGCAATACAACTTCAGTGCAAGCTCTGTGCATTTCACACACAACGCCGAATGTCTCTGGCAAAAGTCGACAAGTTTTAGAAGCGCACTAATTAATCATTATTTCTATCTATTCTATGCAGCTTTTCCAGTTGCTAACCTGCGATTGGCTGCTCGAGACTAGGACTGCTCTGTGGGAGCTGGAGCACATGAATATGGAGGATGATGGCTTCTACCAAGTGCCCGGTGAAGTGCTCGAGAAGTTCCAGACCGATTTGAACTCGTTGCGCAGCATTGTGGAGAATATACCGGTATATGCCAGAATCCTGACCCTTAAATCCTTAACTTGAGCTTTTAAACTCCTGTCATTACAGAACGCCCAATCGCGCATATATTTGTACGAGGCAGTTTGTCGCCTGATGGCTGGAGCCTCACCGTGTCCAACGCAACAGCTCTTGGACAGGAGTCTGCGATCACGCAACGCCCACTCGTCCATCTTCTGCGGCAGCAAGGATCGCCGGCACCAGAACTTCGTGGGCGGAGAGCGGGAACGGGCGTCGGCCATGTACGTGGCCTGCAAGTATCTTCCTCCGGCGCTGCTCAGCTCCCCGGGTGAACGTGCTGGCATGTTAGCCGAGGCGGCCAAGACCCTGGAGAAGGTGGGCGACAAGCGGAAGCTGAAGGAGTGCTACCAGCTGATGAAGTCGCTGGGCAACGGCATTGGCAGCGTGAAGGCTTAGGATAGTAGTGAAGTATATAATCATAAGTGACACGAACGTGGTGTGGATTTTCAGCAAATGAATACCCGTTTGCTACTCAAAGGAATTACAAATTCCTAGGTCTTTAAAATTACGCTTTTCCTCTGTTTTCCACGCCCGGTTATGCTTAGattgtaattttaaaattatttaatacggacattttatttgtttattatttaccGTACACGTTAAACGTAtttataacaataaatattttaacagACTTACAAGGCCTTTTATTGTTTACTGGTGCATGCACCTAATTTGTTAAATACATAATTCATGGCAAACCTATTAGTAGCGACTGCAAAGCGTGCTCTTTTTcttaatataaaatgaaatattctGCGATTCGTCGGTCATTTTGCGGCGGCGGAGTTTTGTTAGTCGGGTGCATAAATGGGTAAGTAATATATATTACACTTAACTAAATCTACAAAAAGAGCACAATGCATATGTACAAAATAATacacacagaaaataatatacattCCTTACTTATTATTTAGGCACAATTCAAGAGGAAAAATCTGTGAAATGGAGAACTTGTTGGTAGAGTCAAATTACTGGAGCACTGTGCTTAGTTTTTTTGGTAGGTTGTCCATTTGTTCGGCGTGGATcaccttttgaaaaatattgttaGCTCAGCAATTCTTCGCGGACTCGCATGCCACTTGTATTTTGTGGCATCCGGCGTTTGATTTTCGTCTGGAAACGGTTCACCCAATGCCATTAATAATCATGGACTGGCAAGGATGGGCCAATCGTTCCGATCAAGATGTTTAtgatttcaaaataaaagaagatgAGTTCGAGGGGAAGGGAATCTCCTACAACGATTGGACTCTTAGGCTGACTGTCGCCATCGAGAAGTCGCACTGTGAGGTGAGTCTTAAGCTGAAGTAACACTAGTCAAAGATGGTATCGCACTTAGAGAGGGTATCCCGGAGACAGTTATGACATGTGGCTCCATCAAAACTCACTTGCAAGTGTTTATGATCCCTGAAAATATTTGTGAACTGAAGGTTTTTGGTAAATTATAGTACATCCAATAATTGTGTATCCATTAAGTTAATACCTTTTTCCGAGTATCCGGTGTCTTAATGAAGTCGAGCGTTAGCAAAAGCTTATCTTTCCGATCCGCTCGTGCACCCGCCACTTTTTCCAAAAATAGATTTACATCCTCGGTGGGCATCTTCCAACGTGTTCCCAATCTCAGATGATTTAGCTTATAGCAATTTTTTACCAACAACATAAGTTGGCGAATTGGGTTTGCAGGTAAGTCAATGCAATCCAGGGCCAGGCACTCGAGGTCTTTCAACTGGCCCAACTGGGACACCGATTGAGCTGGCCAGTTATCACAGTCCAGAGCGTTGAGTTGGCTAATCGCCAGAATGTGatgcacttggtcacctctaACGCGGACGGATATGAGCTGTAGCTTTTGGAGGTTACTAGCGCTTTTGGACACCGACCTATAAAAGTCGTTGTCCACTTCCGCTGTCCAACGTGAGATTAGGCGTAGGGATCGGAGGCCTTTAAATTCACCCAACTCCGGGAAGTTCACATCAAAGTTTTCGAGAGTAAGGTGATCTAAGTTGGGGAACTTATCTGCCAACAGCGGGACCTGGTGAGATCTCCTGCGATTCAGTCCGAAATTAAGAAGCAGTCGCTTCAGACAAGTCATATTTTCAAACATTTGCTGGAAGGAGGCGTTGCCGAGGTTTGGGTCGATTCCATCCAAGTCCAAGGCCTCCAGTTTACTGAAGTGCCGCAATTGATCTACTGCAATAGTaattaatatatacattaaGTTCATAAAAAAGATTCCAACCATCGCCTCAAATAAAGTTGAGGGGAAATAAACTTAAGTAGTTTTAGATTAAGCAATATCTTTTTTAAGttaaaattaagttaaaaTATTAACCAGAGTTTAACGATAATTGTAAAGTGAAACTATTATTATGCATTGCTTATAGTTTTAGTACTCACGCTGTGCAGATCTGGCATCGATCAGAGTGAGATTGGTTAGACTGGGTAGCTGCAGGAGAAGCTGCATGATGTAGCCCCTGTCGCCACTCTTCGGCGGCGACTCTGTGACGGCGTGCATAAATATGATGACTGCCTGTCGCAGATTGGGGCAGTGCTGTCCCAGGAGCACCAGGAAGGGGTAGGTAAAGGGCTCATCCCAGCTACCATGGGGCACTTCGCATCTGGACACTTCGGAACCGCACAGCTGAAGCAGGAACTTCCAGTCCGGAATAGTTTTCAGAAGGCGCACATTGATTTTTTTGTAGCGCGTTCGCAAAATGTCCTTCAGTACAACCTGGAATAGTGGATGGGCACGGCCTAGATTTAGCTGATCCTCCAGCACATTCAGATATGAAAATATCTGAAGGTAGCAGTCGTAGTTGAGATCCAGGAAACCGGGTCCCCCACTCATACTCTGCGGTTTTCCGACCAGGAAGGAGAAGGGGCAGCCTAATCCCAGTTTGTCCATTGTCCTGGGACTATGTTGCAGTTCAACAGATTTAGTCCAAGTTGATAATACGATATTTCCCGTTTTTTTTGCGGCTTATCTCTTAATAAATCTGCTATCGATAACATAACGGGTCAGCTGACGATAAACTTTAAGTTGGAACACTTAttcccgtttttttttttttttgaatttaatgtaattcattttatctttctatatttctatttctatatttcatttattcatttaagaCCTTCATAGCATTTCAGGAGCAGATTCACGAGTTCGCAAGATATTTTTATCACGCCAGTATCTACTCCATTTGGAGATCTCTGCGAAATCGTTTTATGTTCGTTTACACGAAAGAGTTCGAGGAAAAAATGGGTAGTTATCTGTCCGGTTATATATTCCAAGGTAGGATAAATGCAGTgaattgaaataattaaacatGCTCACCATTTAAATTGTCAGATCAACCTAACATCTTGGTAATTACTTCACAATACCTGAACTCAAGCACTGTTGAAATTAAAACGAACCGATTTGTCGGTTCGCGATACTTTAACAAAAATCCGGAGCCTGTTGAGTTCTATGTACTCCAGCGTTTCGATGCACAGGATACGGAAGCTACTTGGGAAACCCAGAGTGCAATGTCCAGCAAGATGCGAAACCTCAAGGGGCGCGAGGTAGTCATTGGCATCTTCGACTACAAACCTTTTATGCTATTGGATTATGTGagttttaattagttttataCTGCCAGAATATATCGTAGTAATACCAGTTCTATGAGTTAGGAAAAGACGCCATTATATTATGATCGTTTTAAGAACACGACGGAAGTAACCATTGATGGAACAGATATTCAACTAATGCTAATTTTCTGCCAGTTGTACAACTGCACCATTCAGGTGGACACATGTAGGTAATTGATTACATTCAATTAGGGCTTATTGTCAAGGCAATCCACAGCTGAACCATACGACTGGGGAGACATCTACTTGAATGCCTCGGGGTATGGTCTGGTTGGAATGATCCTCGATAGACGAAACGATTACGGAGTAGGTGGCATGTATTTGTGGTAATACTCTTGATTAATCAATcacaaattttgaaaagtaaaCATTCCATTGCTTTCTAGGTACGAGGCGTACGAGTATATGGACATGACTCATTTTCTGGGACGATCTGGAGTCACCTGTCTGGTGCCCGCTCCGAACCGTTTAATCAGCTGGACCCTCCTGCTCCGACCATTCCAGTTTGTCCTCTGGATGTGCGTGATGATCTGCCTTCTGCTTGAGAGCTTAGCTCTTGGTATTACCCGTCGCTGGGAACACTCCTCGGTTTCGGCAGGCAATTCCTGGATCAGTAGTCTGCGCTTCGGTTGCATCAGTACTCTGAAACTTTTCGTAAATCAGAGCACTAATTATGTGACCAGCTCTTATGCTCTAAGAACCGTCCTGGTGGCCAGCTACATGATCGATATTATATTGACCACTGTGTACAGTGGCGGTCTGGCGGCCATCCTCACTTTGCCCACTTTGGAG
Encoded proteins:
- the LOC6619395 gene encoding sterol regulatory element-binding protein 1 gives rise to the protein MDTTLMNFIDAPMDESMDLFKAEDVFEPFDADLHPDMLDIILNDMDLAPTQMYNMLLDEPRTHPQQTQSVDQQPQSVEQQPHVKSEHSSPVHIKEEMQQQQQQQQSPLLVYKPDPLIAPSYNCPQQQQTGLLKAAQPTATIHHMDAQRLPPNATVYSPSLGSSFVYQSMSPPTSPVESASQNVNVMQPVAAAPAPAPLAQQSYPQPFITYNSKAGITSDEAMYLLLQPTVASPTPSPPVAPPPTSTGSRASKVRVAPLAPSPGAMEVQGKVPINRVQPKVKEVKRSAHNAIERRYRTSINDKINELKNLVVGEQAKLNKSAVLRKSIDKIRDLQRQNHDLKAELQRLQRELMARDGSKVKDLLQLGTRPGRASKKRRESSQTFTTDAGLTPPRSDESDPSLSPMHSDISLPPSPYGGSTASCSSGSSSSNEEPLVVPSSMRGMATHSRLGLCMFMFAILAVNPFKTFLQRGHYGSNDDLGDMSGQRRILSYDVEGEGFVVWQQSSWIWLLNFTLMLGCLVKLLVYGDPQLDSQTDAYCQHRQRADFYFGQGQSAQAYAGYLNCLHMFGLSLPASRLECYLQTTWQFLRFLFHRLWLGRVLSRRTGGLFSNAASRKQALASARELALLFNRLNQLQLTGNGGRGDMNGIMMALFASNMAEVAHNLLTPRETICIHVMTALRMKRSAPKWLQQLFARYYMSRARQECGRTRATEQTQELRWAFTAYGYRYCATHVFTYDLSDSGEQDGFFTRLRNPCDPAAHVMKQYREHLLFKAIQCLVGAGHKSGGLPTSSVSGEAEQLQQQQHSGTIVSNVLKYTSLLKDTLWADEDERDTNVVWWADVLETAVHWLLGEDTLAEQLYGRIKQMPTQLQQCGENDHLPKALHAVLRAKMILLKNNGNALDKSLKQLVNILCDESSVQLQECLTVNRITDAKGIKLLFQLLTCDWLLETRTALWELEHMNMEDDGFYQVPGEVLEKFQTDLNSLRSIVENIPNAQSRIYLYEAVCRLMAGASPCPTQQLLDRSLRSRNAHSSIFCGSKDRRHQNFVGGERERASAMYVACKYLPPALLSSPGERAGMLAEAAKTLEKVGDKRKLKECYQLMKSLGNGIGSVKA
- the LOC6619398 gene encoding uncharacterized protein LOC6619398 isoform X1, translating into MKYSAIRRSFCGGGVLLVGCINGHNSRGKICEMENLLVESNYWSTVLSFFAQQFFADSHATCILWHPAFDFRLETVHPMPLIIMDWQGWANRSDQDVYDFKIKEDEFEGKGISYNDWTLRLTVAIEKSHCETFIAFQEQIHEFARYFYHASIYSIWRSLRNRFMFVYTKEFEEKMGSYLSGYIFQDQPNILVITSQYLNSSTVEIKTNRFVGSRYFNKNPEPVEFYVLQRFDAQDTEATWETQSAMSSKMRNLKGREVVIGIFDYKPFMLLDYEKTPLYYDRFKNTTEVTIDGTDIQLMLIFCQLYNCTIQVDTSEPYDWGDIYLNASGYGLVGMILDRRNDYGVGGMYLWYEAYEYMDMTHFLGRSGVTCLVPAPNRLISWTLLLRPFQFVLWMCVMICLLLESLALGITRRWEHSSVSAGNSWISSLRFGCISTLKLFVNQSTNYVTSSYALRTVLVASYMIDIILTTVYSGGLAAILTLPTLEEAADSRQRLFDHKLIWAGTSQAWITTIDERSADPVLLGLMEHYRVYDPNLISAFSHTEQMGFVVERLQFGHLGNTELIGNDALKRLKLMVDDIYFAFTVAFVPRLWPHLSAYNDFILAWHSSGFDKFWEWKIAAEYMNAHRQNRIVASEKTNLDIGPVKLGIDNFIVLILLWCFGMICSLLTFVGELWRGQK
- the LOC6619397 gene encoding uncharacterized protein LOC6619397 → MDKLGLGCPFSFLVGKPQSMSGGPGFLDLNYDCYLQIFSYLNVLEDQLNLGRAHPLFQVVLKDILRTRYKKINVRLLKTIPDWKFLLQLCGSEVSRCEVPHGSWDEPFTYPFLVLLGQHCPNLRQAVIIFMHAVTESPPKSGDRGYIMQLLLQLPSLTNLTLIDARSAQLDQLRHFSKLEALDLDGIDPNLGNASFQQMFENMTCLKRLLLNFGLNRRRSHQVPLLADKFPNLDHLTLENFDVNFPELGEFKGLRSLRLISRWTAEVDNDFYRSVSKSASNLQKLQLISVRVRGDQVHHILAISQLNALDCDNWPAQSVSQLGQLKDLECLALDCIDLPANPIRQLMLLVKNCYKLNHLRLGTRWKMPTEDVNLFLEKVAGARADRKDKLLLTLDFIKTPDTRKKFTNIFRDHKHLQVSFDGATCHNCLRDTLSKCDTIFD
- the LOC6619398 gene encoding uncharacterized protein LOC6619398 isoform X2; translated protein: MFVYTKEFEEKMGSYLSGYIFQDQPNILVITSQYLNSSTVEIKTNRFVGSRYFNKNPEPVEFYVLQRFDAQDTEATWETQSAMSSKMRNLKGREVVIGIFDYKPFMLLDYEKTPLYYDRFKNTTEVTIDGTDIQLMLIFCQLYNCTIQVDTSEPYDWGDIYLNASGYGLVGMILDRRNDYGVGGMYLWYEAYEYMDMTHFLGRSGVTCLVPAPNRLISWTLLLRPFQFVLWMCVMICLLLESLALGITRRWEHSSVSAGNSWISSLRFGCISTLKLFVNQSTNYVTSSYALRTVLVASYMIDIILTTVYSGGLAAILTLPTLEEAADSRQRLFDHKLIWAGTSQAWITTIDERSADPVLLGLMEHYRVYDPNLISAFSHTEQMGFVVERLQFGHLGNTELIGNDALKRLKLMEALKKMRDVDDKIIYALNALPTESFKGQVNSESTCRDLYAKLQESHLARQESIRSCITISASNLKKLREKRETQPDNVDTDNQFRAEQRKLRVLQAELNVEDIIKERSYKTFNERCRSYFHAGQ
- the LOC6619398 gene encoding uncharacterized protein LOC6619398 isoform X3 — translated: MFVYTKEFEEKMGSYLSGYIFQDQPNILVITSQYLNSSTVEIKTNRFVGSRYFNKNPEPVEFYVLQRFDAQDTEATWETQSAMSSKMRNLKGREVVIGIFDYKPFMLLDYEKTPLYYDRFKNTTEVTIDGTDIQLMLIFCQLYNCTIQVDTSEPYDWGDIYLNASGYGLVGMILDRRNDYGVGGMYLWYEAYEYMDMTHFLGRSGVTCLVPAPNRLISWTLLLRPFQFVLWMCVMICLLLESLALGITRRWEHSSVSAGNSWISSLRFGCISTLKLFVNQSTNYVTSSYALRTVLVASYMIDIILTTVYSGGLAAILTLPTLEEAADSRQRLFDHKLIWAGTSQAWITTIDERSADPVLLGLMEHYRVYDPNLISAFSHTEQMGFVVERLQFGHLGNTELIGNDALKRLKLMFPNRRH